CGTAAGCCAGGCATTCATAGCCCTTTAGAGACTGTTGGAGCACTTTGCGGGCGATGGCCCCGGCTGCGACACGGCCAATGGTTTCACGCGCGCTGGAGCGGCCTCCACCCGAGACGGCTCGGATGCCATACTTCGCGTCATAGGTATAGTCGGCGTGGCTCGGCCGGTATGCCTGCGCCATCTCCGTATACGCTGAGGGACGCTGATCCGTATTCCTCACGAAAAGGCCGATGGGCGTACCCAGCGTCACACCATCCAGCACTCCAGACAGGATCTCCGCCTTGTCATCCTCTTTGCGGGGCGTCACAATCTTGCTCTGCCCTGGGCGACGCCGGTCCAGCTCACTTTGGATGTCCTCCACGGTCAAAGGGATACGCGGCGGGCAGCCATCAATGACAACACCCACCCCGGGACCATGGGATTCACCCCAAGTGCTGATGCGGAAAAGAGTGCCGAGGCTGCTGGACATAGGGTGGGTATGATGGACGGCAGAGATGCCTGTGCAAGCAAAGCTGTGCTCAGAGTGAGTTATGCCTCTTATGCCCAGTCTCTGAGATTGAATAAGGGTAGCTCAATTAAATCTCCTTATCCGTATAGGCTGGGCATAAGACCAATAAGCCTGTTCCTCTGCCCAAACCGGGCCGTTCCACAGTTGCTTTCTCTGCGGATAAAATTGCGCATAGGCTGTGTATCCTCACGAACAAGTCTCAGTTATGAGGGTTGCTCGCAGAGTTGAGGGGAGTTATCGGCCTCTTACTCACACTTAATGACAGAAATTTTAGTGGATTTAATATTCAGGGAAGCCAGACTTTTAAGTTGTGCTATAAGAGTTGGAGATTCCAAAGCTGCTTTAGCCGATGCTGTCTCCGCTTCTTTCTTGCTGTTTCCGCTTCCAGTTCCAAGCACGGCACCCATCCAATTGACGCTGGCTTCGAAAGACTTGGCGTGATCTGGCCCGGATTGACCGAGGATCTCGTATTGAGGAGGCATGGGCCCTACCGACTGGATGATTTCCTGAAGCTGCCCCTTCGGATTCTGGTCTCCTGGATTCACCAGCAGCTTTTCCAGATCCTCACTAAACAAGAATCGTGCGAAGCGCTGCGCTTCGGCAATACCTCCATCCAGATAAATGGCCCCTGCGACAGCTTCCAAGACATCCGCCAGCGTGCTTTCCCGCTCGCGGCCACCATTGGCCTGTTCGCCACGGCCCATGATCAGAAAACTTCCCAGTTTTAACCGGCGTGCGACATTGGCCAAAGCCTTGGTGGAAACGATTTGGGAACGCAGGGTGGTCAGCTTCCCCTCGTCCGCCTTGGGCAGCCTTTGATAGAGCAACTCCGAAAGCAACAGCTGCAGGACGGCATCTCCCAGGAATTCCAGGCGTTGATTGTCTGCCTGGACCCGCTGCGCCTCATAGCCGACACTTCCGTGAGTCAGGGCCATCGTCAGCAATTGACGATCACGAAAGGAGTAACCAAGGACAGATTCGAGCACTTCCATGAGACCAGGAGAATTTCACACGCCTTGTTCCAGAGGGTAGAACGGCTGTCAACGTGAACAGCGGGAATGGGGTGATCGACGGGGCTCGAACCCGCAACAACCAGAATCACAATCTGGGGCTCTACCATTGAGCTACGACCACCATCTGAAAACTAGCGAAGCGGAACATAATGCAGTGTTGGCTCAGCGCCAGCACTTTTTTGCAACCTGCTTCTCACACAGAATGGTTAAGACAGGAAAAATTAGCAGTTGTCAACCGGGTCCACGCGCAGCACTCTTAGACCGCCCGGATTTCTGAAAAATCCGCGCTGAGTTATCTATGCCTCCTCCTCGTCGTTCAAATAATCGTGGCGGACCACGTCGTCCATCGGGTCCATCCCGTGGCGGTTCCGGTCGTCGCCCCCCTCCGCCCCCGCCACCTGAAGACGAACTGAAGCAGAAGGAAGAGGCCATTGAACTTGATGGCGTCATCTCTGCCGTTCTCGCTGGTACCATGTTCCGCGTAAAGCTGAAGAACGGTCATGAAGTTCTGGCCCACATCTCCGGCAAGATGCGCAAGCGCTTCATCCGTCTGGTGATCGGTGACAACGTGAAGATCGAAATGTCGCCTTACGACATGGACAAGGCCCGTATCGTCTATCGTCTCTGAGTGCGATGGCCCGGGATATTGTTTACTTCGACCTGGAAACCCGCCGCACCGCCAATGATGTGGGCGGCTGGGGGAACAAGCACAAGATGGGTATTTCCGTCGGTGTCACCTTCAGCACCCGGCTTGGGGAATACCGCATCTTCCAGGAAGAGGAAACGTCCGATCTGATCTACCAGCTCACGCGGGCAGATCTCGTCGTCGGTTTTAACCATGTCAGCTTCGACTATGAAGTGCTCATGGGTCATACCATCTTCGACTTCCGCGACCAGGTCCGGGATCTGGACCTGCTGGTGGATCTTGAGAAAAAGCTCGGCCACCGGCTCAAGCTGGATGCCGTCGCCTCAGCCAGCCTGGGTACGGGCAAGACGGCCGATGGTCTCGATGCTATCCGCTGGTGGCAGCAGGGAAAGATCGCCGAGATCGCCGAATACTGCGCCTTCGATGTTAAGGTAACCAAATGCGTTCACGAATACGGTGCCAAAAATGGCTTCGTCAAATACCATGACCGCAACGGTCGTGAGCAGCAGGTGGCTGTGGACTGGAAGATCGACTGAGGTGCTGCCGACTTCACTTTTCCTTGCGGCGTAGCGTCACGAGGAGTGCAGCGTGGTCACTGTGGGAAAGAGCCCAGACCTTGCGGGCTTCGACCGTCTGCCAGTCTCGGCCTAACCAAAGATGATCCAAACTGAGCAGGGGAAGCCCCAGTGGCCAGGTTTCTTTGAAGCCTTCTCCTGCATCCTCCAGTGCGTGGGTATAGCGTGCGCGGTATCCATCGAGAAGAGCGGACTCCAAAGGCGTATTGAAATCACCCATCAAGAGCGCATCGGAACGTCCTTGTGTATGGGAAAGAGCATCCTCCAACTGGCCTTTGCGCCAGTGCAGTGGATGCGGGTAAACATCCGCGACCACGACCGGGAAAGTTGGGCCGAGGCCTGTGACTTCATAGCATGCATAGGCACCTGAGCGCTCCAGAGTACCCCAATCGCGGCGGGTATAGTCCACACGCGAAGCCCAGAGAATACCACGGCGCATCCATTCCACCTTATAGCCCGGCAGCATGGATTCATAGATGCGGCATCGATCTTCCATGTTCTTGCGGCCCGGCTCCACAAAGGCTGCGAAATGGGGCTTGAAGTCGCGGATCAGATCTACCATGCCCTGGTGTATAGTGGTCGGATGGGACAGATTCCAGTAGAGGATACGCACCTCTTGGTTCTTATCCCGCACTAAGCCAGCAGGCGGACCGCTGCCCCAGGAGCTGGCGATCCAGGTGGATGCCAGGGCCAGGCTGGTGATCGCTGCAGCCAGACGGGAGCGTTTGCCTGCCTTTGGCCAAACCAAAAGGATGACAGCGAGTGCCAGCAGGCATGGCTTTGGCATCGCATAAAACAGAAGCCGCAGGCCAAACAGATGATCCTTGAGACCGAACTGGAGGACGAGTCCCAGCCCAAGCCCCGCCCAGCCTGAGATCAGGCAAAAGCGGAGCAGCCGGGAAAGGATCATTGCCGGATTGGCTTAAACAGCGCGTTCCAGCTTCTCATCAATACGGGCCACAAGGGTGTCCAGCACCTCACTGTTGCCAAAGCGCTTCAGCACATCCGCTAGGAAACCTTCGATGATCAGCTTGCGGGATTCACTGTCGCTGATGCCGCGGGCCTTCAGGTAGAAGAGCTCTTCATCGCTGATGGGGCCGCTGGTGGCACCGTGGCTGCACTTGACCTGGTCAGCATTGATCTCCAGACCAGGAAGCGAAGTGGCTTCGGCTTCATCACTGTTGAGCAGGTTGCGGCAAGTCTGATAGGCGTCCGTATAATGGGCGGTTTCATCCACGGTGATCAGGCCGCTGAAGATGCTGCGGGATTTGCCATACAATGCATTCTTGTAAAGAAGGTCGCTCGTTGCATGCGGGGCCATGTGGTTCTGCAATGTCCGCTGATCCACGATCTGGTCACCGATAGGCAGTGAGACGCTGAGCATGTCACTGCGGGATCCCTGGCCGATGAGGTCACTGACGGTTTCACTGCGGCTGAACGCGGCACCGAGCTGGACCTGAAAGCTCTTCACATTGGCGTCACGACCGGCGACGATGCTGGAAAGATGCAGGGCCTGCGCATCGTCCGCCAGCTCCTGGCAGGCAGCATAGGTGATGCGGCTACCAGTGCCACTGACGAGGTCAGCAACGGCGATGCTGAGCCCGCCTTCACCTTCCAGGCTGCGGTAATGGTCCACCACGCTCACTTCAGCATTGTCACCGCTAACAATAAGTGTGTGCGGGAAAATGGCGGCATGATCACCCACCACCCAATGGAAAACCTCAATGGGTTTTTCGATGGCCACATTCTTCGGCAAGACGATGACGGTACCTGCCTTGACATGGGCCAGATGCAGCGCGGCAAACTTGGCCGAGCCGAGGGTCATCTCCCGTTTCATGAAGTGATCCTTCAGCACATCGCCATGTGACTTCAGAGCTTCAGCGAAGTTCACACAGACCACGCCGACTGGCAGGGCATCGGTTTCTGAAAGCACCAGCTCATCATTCACAAAGACAAAGCGGGCCGTGCGTTCCTTCAATCCCTCGGATGCTAAGATAGCCGCCTGCTTCTGGGCTTCCGTGGCTGGCATGGCCGGGCGATGCTGAGCCAGCTCCATGTTTTTGGCATTGGAATAACGCCAGTTTTCATCCTTGATGCTGGGCGTCGGAAGCTTTTGAAACTCCTCCCAGGCCGCTTCAGAGCGGGCTAAGAACCAGCCTGGAGCGGAGGTTTCATCACGCACAGGCGCAATGACTTCAAGACCGGAGGGAGCAGGGATGGCAGGAGTGTCAGACACAGGATCGAGGTTAAGTTTGGGAGTGGGGGAAAGGGTAGCGGGCATGGAAAAATCTGGCTAGACTGGCTAGAATGAAAAGGTTATGCTCGGTTTATGAAAGCCGTTAAAAAAGAGTGGCAACTCCAGGAAGCGAAGAACCGCTTCAGTGAGGTGGTCAACCAGGCGCTGACCGACGGCGCGCAAACCATCACCCGGCATGGCAAGCCTGTCGTCGTGGTGTTGTCACAAGAAGAGTTCAGGCGGCTGGCTCCAAAGAAAGAAGAGAAGGAGTGGAGCATGCTGGAGCACTTGCTGGCCTGTCCGGACAAGACGTTGCACAAACGGGTCTTTAGGACCCCAGGTGCACCGCGTGATGTTGATTTCTCATGAAGTATCTGCTCGACACCATGGTCGTCAGCGAGCCGACCAAACGTAAACGAGAGCCAAAAGTTATTCAGTGGCTTATCGCACAGGATGCTGATTGCGCCATCTCCATCCTGACTCTGGGCGAAGTGGAACGCGGAATCGTGAGCATGGCCCCTAGCCAGCGGAAACGTAATCTGACGGAGTGGTTTAACAGCTTTGCGGAGCACATGGAGCAGCGTAACCGCATTCTCCCGGTGGACCGCACGTTGATGAGTTTTTGGGGTCCGGTTTACACTCGAGAAGAGCGACTGACCAAGCGCAAGCCGCCCTTTGTCGATACGATTCTCGCGGCTACCGCTGAACTGCATGGGCTGACACTGGTGACGCGCAATGAAAAGGATTTCCCGAAGAGTCTGAGCCTGATTAATCCTTGGAAGATCTGAAGAGGAGCGGGGTCCAGTGTTTCGAGATGCACGCGCAGACCAGCCGCCGCAGACTTTGCGGTCATCACTTAGGTTATTATGATGAAGCTGGGAGAGCATGATTTCTACAGATGACGGATCAGGGCTGTTCTGCGGAAGCGGGTTTTACTGCAGTGGATTTTGCTTGCTGGATAACCAGAAGTTGGTCAAGCTTGGTTTCGATGGAATCCATCCTTACACGCAGGGTGTTAACTAAGCGGAGAATCCACCAGATGAACACATAGGCAAGTATAGGCCATATTACGGCCAAGGCTTGGTTTAACGAATGCATCAGCCGACGCTGCCCTCCATTTCGAGATCAATGAGGCGCTTGAGCTCGACGCTGTATTCCATGGGGAATTCTTTGACGAGGTCGTTGATGAAGCCGTTGACGCTGAGGCTCATGGCCTCGGCTTCACTGAGGCCGCGCTGCATAAGGTAGAAGATCTGATCGGCACTGACCTGGCTGACGCTGGCTTCGTGCTGCGTAGAGTGCTGGTTGCCGCGCACGCTGATGGCCGGGTAGGTATCGGTGCGGCTGTTGGTGTTGATTAGCAGGGCATCGCACTCGGTGTTGTTCTTGCAGCCTTTGAGGTGCTTCGGAATATGGACCAGACCGCGATAGGTGCTGCGGCCTTCACCAATGGAGATGGACTTGCTGATGACGTTGCTGGTGGTGTCATCGGCAGCGTGCACCATCTTGGCACCAGTGTCCTGATGCTGGCCGGTGTTTGCCAGAGCAATGCTGATGACCTCACCACGGGCGCGCTTGCCCTTCATGATGACGCCGGGGTACTTCATGGTTAGGCGGCTTCCGATGTTGCAGTCGATCCAGCGCACTTCAGCATCTTCATGGGCGATGCCGCGTTTGGTGACGAGGTTGAAGACGTTACTGCTCCAGTTTTGCACGGTCACGTATTGGATCTTCGCACCCTTCATGGCCACGAGTTCCACCACGGCGCTGTGCAGCGTGGCGGTTTCAAATTTAGGGGCAGTGCAACCTTCCATGTACATCAGCTCCGCGCCTTCATCGGCGATGATGAGCGTACGCTCGAACTGGCCGAACTGCTCGGAGTTGATGCGGAAGTAAGCCTGCAAAGGATGCTTCACTTTCACGCCTGGAGGCACGTAGATGAAGGAACCGCCAGAGAACACGGCGCTGTTGAGGGCGCTGAATTTGTTGTCGCCAGTCGGGATGACTTTGCCGAACCACTTCTTGAAAATCTCGGGGTGCTTGTGCAGGCCCTCGGTGCTGTTGACAAAGATGACGCCCTGCTCCTCCACGGCGGCCTTGATGTTGGAGTAAGCAGCCTCCGAGTCATACTGAGCCTCCACGCCGGCGAGGAATTTTCTTTCCTGCTCCGGAATGCCCAGGCGGTCAAAGGTGCGCTTCACATCTTCTGGCACATCGTCCCAGGAACGCTTCGGCTTCTGGCCATCGGAGAGGTAGTAGCGGAACTCGTCGAACTTGATGTTCTCCAGATCCTTGGTGGCCCAATGCGTAGGCATGGGCTTGCTCTGGAAAATCTTGAGCGCTTTGTGGCGGAACTCACGGATCCAGTCGGGGTCGTTTTTGACATCGGCGATGAAGTCCACCGTCTTTTCGGTGATGCCGAAGCCGGAGTCGAACTTGTTGCGCTCAGGGAACGTGAAGTCCCCCACGCTATCAACCTTGATGTCGGAAATGTCGTTGTCTGGGGCGGTGACCATAATAAGAAAGTGTTTGGTGTTCAGTTTTCAGTGCTCAGCTCAGCCAATCTTGGAATGCTTGGTTTTGGTGGAGATGAGCTGGAGGAAGCGGTCGTAATCGGACTCGGAAGAGAAGGCGGTTTTTGGGAGCCAGTTGAAGGCTTTTTTATGACTGTAAATCATAGCGCCATCAGGTGTGGAGATGCTTTCAATGAAGTAATCCCAATCGAACTTCCCCTCTCCTAGTGGCATTCTCACCAATAAGCCTTGATCATTAAATTGGTATGACACCGTAGTTCCGAATGATGGAGAAGTCTTCAAGGCTCGCAGGTAGATTCGCGGCCCCATCCAATAAGCCAATGCTAATAAGAGCGCGGCTCCCACCAAAAACCAATACTGCGGGAACATCTGGATTTTACCCTGGCTGATAATTGAGGGAATGGTGGAGATAACTACAAGTGCAACGGCCACCCAAAGAGGCCAGCCAAACACTGTGGAACGACGACTGTGCCATTTGTACCCCGCCAACATTGTTGGAGCATCAAAAGGCATAGTCGCTGTAATCTCTTCGTTCATTCAATTAGTTAGGCAGCAGCGAGCAGCTCTTCCTTGACCCAGTCGTAGCCTTTTTCTTCGAGCTTGAGGGCGAGTTCTTTGCCGCCGGTGTGGACGATCTGGCCGTCGATCATGACGTGGACGATGTCGGGCTGGATGTAGTTCAGCAGGCGCTGGTAGTGGGTGATGACGAGGAAGCCGCGGTTCTCGCTGCGCATGGCATTGACGCCACGGGAGACGACCTTGAGGGCATCGATGTCGAGGCCGGAATCGGTCTCATCAAGAATGGCATACTTCGGCTCCAGCATCATGAGTTGGAGGATCTCGTTGCGCTTTTTCTCGCCGCCGGAGAAGCCTTCGTTGACGCTGCGGCCGGTGAAGCTGCGGTCCATTTCGAGCTGGTCCATGCGTGCATAGAGCTGCTTGTAGAATTTGATGGCGTCAATGTCCTCGCCTTTCGGCAAGCGGGCCTTGAGGGCGGCACGAAGGAAGTTGGCGTTGCTGACGCCGGGGATCTCATGCGGATACTGGAAGGCCAGAAAGAGCCCGGCGCGGCTGCGGGCATCCACGGCCATATCGAGGATGTTTTCGCCATCCAGGAGGACTTCACCGCTGGTGACTTCGTAGTCTTCGTGGCCGCAGAGGACCTTGCTCAGAGTGCTTTTGCCAGAGCCGTTGGGGCCCATGATGGCGTGGACTTCACCCGGATTGATCGTGAGGTTGAGGCCTTTGAGGATTTCGCGGCCGGGGATCTGGGCGTGGAGTGCTTTGATTTCGAGGGACATGAGGGAGTTTAAGAAAGGGTTAGGCTTTGTGGGAACACGCGTTGCAGGTTCCGTGGATGGCGATGTCCATGCGGGTGACCTTGGTGCCAGCGGGCAGGTTCCAGAATTTGGCTGGGTCGAAGTCGGCCGCAGGGTGGGCATCAATGACCTTGCCGCAGGTCTCGCAGTGAAAGTGGACGTGCTCGTGGAGGTTGGCGCAGTAGCGGGACTGGCCGCGCTCAAGCTGGACCTGGCGGATGAGGCCGTGGGTGGTCAGGTGCTCCAGACAATTGTAAACGGTGGCGAGGGAGATGCTGGGGGAGCGCTCCTTGACCTTGGCGAAGAGATCGTAAGCCGTCGGGTGGTCATTGGACTCGGCCAGGGCCTGGAAGACCTCCCGACGGTGCGGGGTCAAGCGAGCATCCGTGCCCAGCACGGCCAGACGGCAGTCCAGGCCGCTGGGCTTGGATGAAGAACGTGGGGATGGAGTGGCCATGTTAGAATTAGAATTGGAATGATTCTAATGTATTGGATACGTCAAGGAATCAAGGGGGGATTCGAGATGCAGTGGAATTTGGGGTAGAAGGAAGTACTCAGTGCTCAGTTCGGAGCGCACAGTGCGTTGATGAGATCAAGATGGTATTTATAAAAATGGTTATGGGGGTTATGGATGATAAGGCTTATTGGAAGGCGGATGGGGATGGGGAGAAATTGAATTTTATCCCCATTTGGGGATCATTTGAGTTAATAGCTTGAGGATGAGTGTCTTAGCATGGGGATTGGTTCCCCATGGAGTCCCCATTGGGGGATGGTTGGGGAATCATGGGATTGCTAGATTCGATCTGCATTGGGTCTGAAGGGAAGATTGAAAAGGGTAGGTTTGCGGATAGAATACATTATTTATGGATGTTTACAAGGTGGTGATGAAGAGGATAGGTAGGATGGATGGGGCCATGCACTGAAACTCCCAAATCACCACTGGTTCTTTTTGCCGCAATGGGGCAGAGGGGCAGATTTCTTATTCAGTCTCACTTCATTCGCTGCTCCTCCGCCCCCCTCGGTTAAGTCGGTTGATTGGGTAGAGAGTCGAGATGAGGTCTGGAACAGCACAAGGTATAGCTACTTGAGGTGCTTGAGGAAGAAGGCGACCGTTCGGGACTGAATTTCGGAGCGGGGTGGATGGATGGATTCGCCGCTGAAACCGTGGCCGGCTCCTTTGGAAATGAGGCATTCGATGGGGATGCCTTTGGCGGTGGCGGCGTCGCGGAGGGCGATGGCGTTTTGAAAGTTGAGGACGATGTCATCATCCCCATGGGCGACAAAGATGGGAGGGCTGTCGGCACGGAGGAGCTCGATGGGGCTGAGCTTGAGGGCGAGGTCGCGTTTTTCCTCAAGAGTGCCGCCGAGGAGAGGGAGGAGACGCTGGGGCCGCTCGAAATTGCTGCCTTTCATGAGTTCGCGGTCCACAAAGGAGACGAGTGGATAGTATGAAGCCACACAGCGGATCCTTACGGGTGGACCGGGGATGGCTGGATCGCAGGGATAGTCTGCATCCTCTCCCAGGGCAGTAACGAGGGTGAGGTGGCCGCCGGCAGAGGAGCCAAAGGTTGCGATGCGCTCGGGATCAATGCCATAGTCCCCGGCGTGTCGGGCCAGGAAACGCACGGCGTCCTTGCAGTCGGCCACGGCATCATTGGCAGTGGTGGGCTGGCCGTCCACAAGGCGGTATTCAATGCTGGCACAGGCGATGCCTTCCTGGTTGAGGCTGCGGATGACGCCAATGATGTCCTGACGGAGGGCTTTGTATTTATCCCCCTTCCCCCAGCCACCGCCGTGGATGTAAACGACGAGAGGCGCTTGATCGAACTTCTTTTCCAACGGCTGAAAGAGCATGAGGTCCAGCTTCTGACCTCCGGCTTCTTTGAAGACGATGTTATTGATGATCTTCAGGTCCGCTGGAAGGCGGGGGATGTGAGCGGCTGTTTCCTCGGGAGCAGAGAAGGCGAAGTTGAAGAAGAGCAGACTCTGGATAGTCAACAGAAGGGAAAGCAGTTTCATGGAGAGGAGTATGGGAACGTGGTTTTTTTAACCCTTCTTTGACCGTTCTCCCGGCTTTACATACTGGATTAGGATTGTCATGAAACGAGGCGACTCTATCGCATAGGCATAAGAGTTGCCTAATTGAGAAATGGGCCTAGAAGGGTAGATGCTTATCTGGCGCGCCACAGGAAATTTGCTTCTATTTTTCAGCTATTGCTTTGTGTGTGATGCCAAATCTGAGACGCTGCCTGGAAAGGAACGTGAGATGGTGGTGCAGAGAGATGCTACTCCGCTAGGAAGCCGGACCCAGGTGGTTTTAAGCTATGCGGATGTGATTGAGCGTGTGCGGGACAGCGTGGTGACAGTGTATGTTTCCCGAGCGAGCAAAGGTGAGGATCGTGAGGACAGTGAGGAAAATCCTTTTGATCTTGTCCCAAGACGAAGATCCATTGATGACGATTCAGAAGAAAAGTATCAAGGCAGCGGGAGTGGTGTCATTCTTACTCAGGATGGATTGATCGTCACAAATGCCCATGTGGTGAAGGATGCGGACAAGATTTACATCCGGCTACGTGGGAGAGAAGAAGACATGGAAGCAGTGATGATGGGCATTGACCCGGCGACGGACATCGCCGTGCTCAAGATGGAGGCGGAGAGTCTGAAGCCGTCCACTCTGGGGGATAGCAGCGTGGTGCGTCCAGGGGATGTAGTGCTGGCCATCGGCAGTCCTTTCGGGCTGGAGCAGACGATCACCCTGGGTATCATCAGTGCTACAGGCCGGGGTACACTGGGGCTGATTGACGGAGGGATGGAAGATTTTTTGCAGACGGATGCGGCGATCAATCCTGGCAATTCGGGAGGGCCTTTGCTGGATGGATTGGGGAGGGTGATCGGCATTAATACGGCCCGCTACTGGGGAGATAACATCGGCTTTGCCGTGCCGGCCAATCTGGTGCTAAAAGTCGCCGGAGATTTGTACCGCCATGGATGGGTGGTGCGAGGTTTTTTGGGGGTGCATACACTGGAGGTGACTCCGAAACTGGTTGGAGAACTGAAGCTGCCCAAGAAGGCGCGGGGTGTGATCATCAACAGTGTGGAAGCCGATGAAGCTGCTGCGAAGGCTGGATTTCATTCGGGAGATCTGGTCATTGAAGTGAATGGCCGACGGGTGGAAAATGGGGCAAGATTTCGCCTCAGTCTGGCCAGTCAGCAGCCGGGTGATGAAGCGACTTTCCAGGTGTTGCGCGATGGGAAGGAAATCAGCCTTCAAGCTAAGCTGGGAGACCCTCCCGAATTGAGGGCAGCGCGTGCTATCGCAGCGAAGGCGGAGCCGTCCGATCATGAGTGGGCTCCCGGTCTGTTTGTGGCGGAGGTGGACCGGGATTGGAGGATGAAGCTAAAGCTGTCCCCCCAGATAAAAGGCCTGGTGGTCACGAAGGATTTCAAAATCCAGGATCGTGGTGTCCATCTCAGTGCCGGAGACCAGATCTTGCTGATCAATGGCAAGCCGGTGAAAAACCAGGCAGAGGCTAAAGCGCAGCTGGCTTCGCTAAAAACTCAGATCCTATTGCTTAAAATCCGGGGAGCGGAGGATGAACGTTTTGTGGCGGTGCCGCGTGTGCCCTGAAGAATCCAAGTCATTCCCCTTTTCCAAATTGTATGATGAATTCGTCTTTATCCTGTATCTTGCTGGCAGCTCTGTGGTGGCCGGGAGTCTTGTCCGCCCAGAATCAGGATGTGCCCGAGCCGCCTGCGGAGTGGAAGGTGGAATTTCAGCCGAGGACAGCATCCGCACTGTTGGGACATCTGGGAGAGCCTGAAATAGGCTCACCGATGAATACGCGTGATCTCAGGATGGTCTGGCATGAGAGCGGGCGTCTTTTCTTTTCTAATACAGGGATCCATATCCCCCCTTCCGAGCAGATCATTCAGGTATGGAGCTACCCGACGGCAACATCCCCGGCGAAATGCAAGGGCAGTCTCAACGTGGGGGGATCTTGGTCGCTCTCTGCAGCGGGTGACCGGTTGTGTGCCCAAGCCTACGCGCCCGCCGAAAAGTATCACTATGACAAGAATGAATTTCATGCGGTGAGCTGCTTTCGGTTTCCTGAGGGCGTGCGAATATG
This region of Prosthecobacter fusiformis genomic DNA includes:
- a CDS encoding trypsin-like peptidase domain-containing protein: MLIWRATGNLLLFFSYCFVCDAKSETLPGKEREMVVQRDATPLGSRTQVVLSYADVIERVRDSVVTVYVSRASKGEDREDSEENPFDLVPRRRSIDDDSEEKYQGSGSGVILTQDGLIVTNAHVVKDADKIYIRLRGREEDMEAVMMGIDPATDIAVLKMEAESLKPSTLGDSSVVRPGDVVLAIGSPFGLEQTITLGIISATGRGTLGLIDGGMEDFLQTDAAINPGNSGGPLLDGLGRVIGINTARYWGDNIGFAVPANLVLKVAGDLYRHGWVVRGFLGVHTLEVTPKLVGELKLPKKARGVIINSVEADEAAAKAGFHSGDLVIEVNGRRVENGARFRLSLASQQPGDEATFQVLRDGKEISLQAKLGDPPELRAARAIAAKAEPSDHEWAPGLFVAEVDRDWRMKLKLSPQIKGLVVTKDFKIQDRGVHLSAGDQILLINGKPVKNQAEAKAQLASLKTQILLLKIRGAEDERFVAVPRVP
- a CDS encoding alpha/beta hydrolase encodes the protein MKLLSLLLTIQSLLFFNFAFSAPEETAAHIPRLPADLKIINNIVFKEAGGQKLDLMLFQPLEKKFDQAPLVVYIHGGGWGKGDKYKALRQDIIGVIRSLNQEGIACASIEYRLVDGQPTTANDAVADCKDAVRFLARHAGDYGIDPERIATFGSSAGGHLTLVTALGEDADYPCDPAIPGPPVRIRCVASYYPLVSFVDRELMKGSNFERPQRLLPLLGGTLEEKRDLALKLSPIELLRADSPPIFVAHGDDDIVLNFQNAIALRDAATAKGIPIECLISKGAGHGFSGESIHPPRSEIQSRTVAFFLKHLK
- a CDS encoding Fur family transcriptional regulator produces the protein MATPSPRSSSKPSGLDCRLAVLGTDARLTPHRREVFQALAESNDHPTAYDLFAKVKERSPSISLATVYNCLEHLTTHGLIRQVQLERGQSRYCANLHEHVHFHCETCGKVIDAHPAADFDPAKFWNLPAGTKVTRMDIAIHGTCNACSHKA